Proteins from a genomic interval of Mercenaria mercenaria strain notata unplaced genomic scaffold, MADL_Memer_1 contig_4886, whole genome shotgun sequence:
- the LOC128554262 gene encoding uncharacterized protein LOC128554262: protein MFSGFPEAFAAPDKSTNTVIDLLLNEIYPRYGCPLQIIHDRGSEFTSSAFREVLKELNIDNVSCTAYHPESIAKQERMHRVLHDILAKRVQGNTREWDLHLNMSLAGILHNVSSSSKFTPFYLVYNRDPILPIDSLLKPRAKYHGEEFHKIVLQEQHSSFLTAYRHLKRSKRKYKAQVDKKAKDIKFEINDPVYYKNYQRKNKLDDRWKSHYRILEQKGPVTYLIKNQLDNSVVQVHADQIRLADIAEWPERKAVKGYPRRRVNYVIPPDDSSSSSNDESDVSDTEISNKIRKVKIPKSTYRVRQERENSSSEDNIPLAQLRKHLREQSREQNDSETEQKAILAKVQLV from the coding sequence atgttcAGTGGTTTTCCGGAAGCTTTCGCAGCTCctgataaaagtacaaatacagtAATAGACTTACTTTTGAATGAGATATATCCTAGATATGGATGTCCTctccagataattcatgaccgagGGTCAGAATTTACAAGTTCTGCCTTTAGGGAGGTCCTGAAAGAGTTAAATATTGACAATGTATCATGTACAGCATACCACCCTGAAAGTATTGCAAAGCAAGAACGAATGCACAGAGTTCTGCATGATATTTTAGCAAAAAGAGTTCAAGGTAATACACGTGAATGGGATCTTCATCTTAATATGTCTTTAGCAGGCATACTTCACAATGTTTCTTCAAGTTCAAAGTTCACACCTTTCTATTTAGTTTACAACAGAGACCCGATTTTACCTATAGATAGTTTGCTTAAGCCTAGAGCTAAATACCATGGCGAAGAGTTTCACAAGATAGTTCTTCAAGAACAACATTCAAGTTTCCTTACTGCTTATAGACATTTAAAACGCTCGAAACGAAAATATAAGGCACAAGTAGACAAAAAAGCGAAAGACATTAAGTTCGAAATAAATGATCCTGTCTATTATAAGaactatcaaagaaaaaacaagcttgacGATCGCTGGAAATCGCATTACAGAATTCTTGAACAAAAAGGTCCAGTTACATACCTTATTAAGAACCAGCTTGACAACTCAGTTGTTCAAGTACATGCAGATCAGATAAGGCTTGCTGACATTGCTGAATGGCCCGAACGCAAAGCTGTCAAAGGTTATCCAAGACGAAGGGTTAATTATGTAATACCTCCAGATGATTCTAGCTCAAGCAGTAATGATGAATCTGATGTTTctgatactgaaatatcaaacaaaatcagaaaagttaAAATACCTAAAAGCACATATAGGGTCCGTCAAGAACGTGAAAATTCTTCCTCAGAAGATAACATTCCTTTAGCTcagttaagaaaacatttaagagaACAGAGTAGGGAACAAAATGACTCAGAAACTGAACAAAAAGCAATACTGGCGAAAGTTCAGCTAGTATAG